One part of the Sorangiineae bacterium MSr11954 genome encodes these proteins:
- a CDS encoding amino acid adenylation domain-containing protein, translating into MTFAMPFEAPAFRLSPQQARRWAELGPAATTARARCTVLLEGPLDPARLHLAALELTRQHEIVRTRYRPLAGTNTGVQSPAPAEEAPLTSTLTELGPGRYELVLELPALSTDRRGLVNLVASLAERYASHEPLEPVAQYADVAEVFHDLLVSPDAEAGRLQFRNVDLTRWLEPASPHEAESSSDPQPFAPRAAAVVLPAGHALERAASALEVPPEALLLATWHVLVHRLSDRGHARIAVAFDGRTYEGLDTAMGPFERLLPFRADLDPRAGLAELARATAAAVAGDLEWQDFFDLASALSAQGWSAGDEPVPYFPIAFAAFTWPAAIESGGVQFRITGLEPVVDRFDWKLVGVAREGGVAAELHYDAARFSERTAARWAERFATLLAAAIAEPDRAMAALPIVGPEESAELAQGNRTERPWSLEGAVHEHFDAQAARTPEREALRSGEAHLTYRGLAERANQLAHRLIALGAAPEDRIAICLERSMNQVVALLGVLKAGCAYVPIDPMLPPERAASILDQAGARLVLTQGSLRASLPAGPRTVQIDDPDEASILARAPREAPHRPTDPRQLAYVIFTSGSTGKPKGVMIQHGSVLNLAQALDESIYRPALARRARSDEPLRVSLNAPLAFDASVKQWVQLLSGHTLCVVPEEARLDARRMCDLVREQRLDVLDTTPSMLAGLVEQGLGRAPELSPALILVGGEPIEAALWRKLAGLRGTFVNVYGPTECTVDASSAEVASSPVPTIGGPLGNVRAYVLDAHLLPVPIGAIGELFIGGAGVGRGYAGQPAATAQRFVPDPAGPAGARLYRTGDLCRMREDGRLEFIGRNDGQVKLRGLRIELGEIESVMQSHPAVRHAVVDARRTPTGETRLVAYFVPREKVAAPGAIADLRAELRKTLPEYMVPSALVPMAAIPLTPNGKLDRAALPDPRESPDDGVRFEAPTSDIERTVVAIWQEVLGVARIGLHHNFFDLGGHSLLMVKVHERLATAFARPISMVELFRHPTVSALAKHLASGSAAKEADTSARADRQRAAREEQARRNRAGRRPR; encoded by the coding sequence ATGACCTTCGCCATGCCGTTCGAAGCCCCCGCATTTCGGTTGTCACCGCAGCAAGCGCGCCGATGGGCCGAGCTCGGACCCGCCGCGACCACCGCGCGCGCCCGCTGCACCGTGCTCCTCGAAGGCCCGCTCGATCCCGCGCGTCTCCACCTCGCCGCCCTGGAGCTCACGCGCCAGCACGAGATCGTGCGCACCCGCTACCGGCCGCTCGCGGGGACCAACACCGGCGTTCAATCCCCGGCGCCGGCCGAGGAGGCGCCCTTGACCTCGACCTTGACCGAGCTGGGACCGGGGCGGTACGAGCTGGTCTTGGAGCTGCCCGCGCTCTCGACCGATCGCCGCGGGCTCGTCAACTTGGTCGCCTCCCTCGCGGAGCGCTACGCGAGCCACGAGCCCCTGGAGCCCGTCGCGCAGTACGCAGACGTCGCCGAGGTGTTCCATGATCTGCTGGTATCTCCCGACGCCGAGGCCGGGCGCCTCCAGTTTCGCAACGTCGATCTCACCCGCTGGCTCGAGCCGGCCTCGCCGCACGAAGCGGAGAGCTCCTCCGATCCGCAGCCGTTCGCGCCGCGCGCGGCGGCCGTCGTGTTGCCGGCCGGGCACGCGCTCGAGCGGGCTGCGTCGGCGCTCGAGGTCCCGCCCGAGGCCCTCTTGCTCGCGACCTGGCACGTGCTCGTTCATCGCCTCTCGGACCGCGGGCACGCGCGGATCGCCGTCGCCTTCGACGGGCGCACCTACGAGGGGCTCGACACCGCGATGGGGCCGTTCGAGCGCTTGCTCCCGTTTCGGGCCGACCTCGACCCGCGGGCGGGGCTCGCCGAGCTCGCGCGCGCGACCGCCGCCGCCGTCGCGGGCGATCTCGAGTGGCAAGATTTTTTCGACCTCGCCTCCGCGCTCTCCGCGCAGGGATGGAGCGCCGGAGACGAGCCCGTACCGTACTTCCCCATCGCCTTCGCGGCGTTCACGTGGCCAGCGGCCATCGAATCGGGCGGGGTGCAATTTCGAATCACCGGGCTCGAGCCGGTGGTGGATCGCTTCGACTGGAAGCTCGTCGGCGTCGCGCGCGAGGGCGGCGTCGCGGCGGAGCTCCACTACGACGCCGCGCGCTTCTCCGAGCGCACGGCGGCGCGGTGGGCCGAGCGCTTCGCGACATTGCTGGCGGCCGCCATCGCCGAGCCGGATCGCGCGATGGCCGCGCTCCCCATCGTGGGCCCCGAGGAGTCCGCCGAGCTCGCGCAGGGCAACCGCACCGAGCGCCCTTGGTCGCTCGAGGGTGCAGTGCACGAGCACTTCGATGCGCAGGCCGCGCGCACCCCGGAGCGCGAGGCCCTTCGATCCGGCGAGGCCCACCTCACGTACCGCGGGCTCGCGGAGCGGGCGAACCAGCTCGCCCATCGGTTGATCGCCCTCGGCGCCGCGCCCGAGGATCGGATCGCCATCTGCCTCGAGCGCTCCATGAACCAGGTGGTCGCGCTGCTCGGCGTGCTCAAGGCCGGCTGCGCCTATGTGCCCATCGATCCCATGCTACCGCCCGAGCGCGCCGCCTCGATCCTCGACCAAGCCGGTGCGCGCTTGGTGCTGACCCAAGGGTCGCTTCGCGCCTCGCTCCCGGCAGGGCCTCGCACCGTGCAAATCGACGATCCCGACGAGGCGTCGATCCTCGCCCGCGCCCCCCGCGAGGCGCCGCATCGTCCGACCGATCCGCGGCAGCTCGCGTACGTCATTTTCACCTCGGGCTCCACCGGCAAGCCCAAGGGCGTGATGATTCAACATGGCTCGGTGCTCAACCTCGCGCAGGCCCTCGACGAATCCATTTACCGCCCCGCGCTCGCCCGGCGCGCACGGTCCGACGAGCCGCTGCGCGTGAGCTTGAACGCCCCGCTGGCGTTCGATGCTTCGGTGAAGCAATGGGTGCAGCTCCTGTCGGGCCACACGCTGTGCGTGGTGCCGGAGGAGGCGCGGCTCGATGCCCGGCGGATGTGCGATCTCGTGCGCGAGCAGCGGCTGGACGTGCTCGACACCACACCATCCATGCTCGCGGGGCTGGTGGAGCAGGGGCTCGGTCGCGCACCGGAGCTCTCGCCCGCGCTGATCCTCGTGGGCGGTGAGCCCATCGAGGCGGCCCTCTGGCGCAAGCTCGCGGGGCTGCGCGGCACCTTCGTCAATGTTTATGGCCCCACCGAGTGCACGGTGGATGCTTCGAGCGCCGAGGTGGCCTCGTCGCCCGTGCCGACCATCGGCGGCCCGCTCGGCAATGTTCGCGCGTACGTGCTCGATGCCCATCTTCTCCCGGTCCCCATCGGGGCGATCGGCGAGCTCTTCATCGGGGGCGCGGGCGTGGGGCGCGGCTACGCGGGGCAGCCCGCCGCCACCGCGCAACGGTTCGTGCCCGATCCCGCGGGACCGGCGGGCGCCCGCCTCTATCGCACCGGGGATCTCTGCCGCATGCGCGAGGATGGCCGCCTGGAGTTCATCGGGCGCAACGACGGTCAAGTGAAGCTCCGCGGCCTGCGCATCGAGCTGGGGGAGATCGAGTCGGTGATGCAATCGCACCCGGCCGTGCGCCACGCGGTGGTCGACGCGCGCCGCACCCCCACGGGCGAGACGCGCCTGGTGGCCTATTTCGTACCGCGCGAGAAGGTCGCGGCGCCCGGCGCCATCGCGGATCTGCGGGCCGAGCTCCGCAAGACCCTGCCCGAGTACATGGTGCCGAGCGCGCTCGTGCCGATGGCCGCAATCCCCCTTACGCCCAATGGCAAATTGGATCGCGCCGCGCTGCCCGATCCGCGCGAGTCGCCCGACGACGGCGTACGGTTCGAGGCCCCGACCAGCGACATCGAGCGCACGGTGGTGGCCATCTGGCAGGAGGTCCTGGGGGTCGCGCGCATTGGCTTGCACCACAATTTCTTCGATCTGGGCGGCCACTCGCTGCTCATGGTGAAGGTGCACGAGCGGCTCGCGACCGCGTTTGCCCGCCCCATCTCGATGGTGGAGCTCTTCCGCCACCCCACGGTGAGCGCCCTGGCAAAGCACCTCGCGAGCGGCAGCGCGGCCAAAGAAGCCGACACCTCGGCCCGCGCCGACCGCCAGCGCGCCGCCCGCGAAGAACAAGCCCGCCGCAACCGCGCCGGCCGCCGCCCGCGGTGA
- a CDS encoding 2,4'-dihydroxyacetophenone dioxygenase family protein, producing MPEPATSEFWRELKPILRSFQPDAKSEVYLANAATEDERYYVPFTETVSSRPLWISPSANKWCDILMATRAGLVNRHYHPHEVFAYTISGKWGYLEHDWTARAGDFVYETPGESHTLVAYEHEQPMKVFFIVQGPLIWLDEDGQPDGYFDVHQYIAMCRSHYERVGIGAAYVDALFRG from the coding sequence ATGCCCGAGCCGGCGACGAGTGAGTTCTGGAGAGAGTTGAAGCCGATCCTCCGTTCTTTCCAGCCCGATGCCAAATCGGAAGTTTATCTGGCCAATGCGGCGACCGAGGACGAGCGCTATTACGTGCCGTTCACCGAGACGGTGTCGTCTCGGCCGCTGTGGATTTCACCCTCGGCGAACAAATGGTGCGACATCTTGATGGCGACGCGCGCGGGGCTCGTCAATCGCCATTACCACCCGCATGAGGTATTTGCCTATACCATCTCGGGCAAATGGGGATACCTCGAACACGATTGGACCGCCCGGGCAGGTGATTTCGTCTACGAAACGCCGGGGGAGAGCCACACCTTGGTCGCGTACGAGCACGAGCAGCCGATGAAGGTGTTCTTCATCGTCCAAGGTCCGCTGATCTGGCTCGATGAAGACGGTCAGCCGGACGGCTATTTCGATGTGCATCAATACATTGCGATGTGCCGTTCCCACTACGAGAGGGTCGGGATCGGGGCGGCGTACGTCGATGCGCTGTTTCGTGGATGA
- a CDS encoding TauD/TfdA family dioxygenase, translated as MLESGSPKKPPLPRAARREVASDPAAWVRQEPLAAGSHLPIVLTPAMPGIDPAAWARASLPLVLRLLHHHGAVLFRGFDVGDAARFERLVRAVAGEPLAYEERSSPRSAVANHVYTSTEHPPEERIFLHNEQSYNLVFPSRISFCCVTASPEGGATPLADSRRVFARIPAEIRARFIAGGYQYVRNFGEGFGLPWQVAFQTQERTEVEAYCQRHGIAFEWRDRDRLRTRQTRRAAGCHPFTGEPVWFNHATFFHVSTLPRATGDALLAALGEADLPNHTYYGDGSPIEPEVMNILRRAYDDERIEFPWERGDALLLDNMLTAHGRAPFAGPRKVLAAMSSPLPWSAVPEVPAS; from the coding sequence ATGCTCGAATCTGGATCGCCGAAGAAGCCACCCTTGCCGCGCGCGGCCCGCCGCGAAGTCGCCTCCGATCCCGCCGCGTGGGTTCGGCAGGAGCCGCTCGCCGCGGGGAGCCACTTGCCCATCGTGCTCACCCCCGCGATGCCCGGCATCGACCCCGCCGCCTGGGCGCGCGCGAGCTTGCCGTTGGTCTTGCGGCTGCTCCACCACCACGGCGCGGTGCTCTTTCGCGGCTTCGACGTGGGCGACGCCGCGCGCTTCGAGCGGCTGGTGCGGGCCGTGGCCGGCGAGCCGCTGGCCTACGAGGAGCGCTCCTCGCCGCGCTCGGCGGTGGCCAACCACGTGTACACATCGACCGAGCACCCCCCGGAGGAGCGCATCTTTTTGCACAATGAGCAGTCGTACAACCTGGTGTTCCCGTCGCGCATTTCGTTCTGCTGCGTGACGGCTTCGCCCGAGGGCGGCGCGACGCCGCTCGCCGATTCCCGCCGGGTGTTCGCGCGGATCCCCGCGGAGATCCGCGCGCGGTTCATCGCCGGAGGATACCAGTACGTGCGCAACTTCGGCGAGGGCTTCGGCCTGCCGTGGCAGGTGGCGTTCCAGACCCAGGAGCGTACCGAGGTGGAGGCGTACTGCCAGCGCCACGGCATCGCCTTCGAGTGGCGCGACCGCGATCGCCTGCGCACCCGCCAGACCCGCAGGGCCGCCGGCTGCCACCCCTTCACCGGCGAGCCGGTCTGGTTCAACCACGCGACCTTCTTCCACGTGTCGACCCTGCCGCGCGCGACCGGCGATGCGCTCCTCGCCGCGCTGGGCGAGGCCGATCTGCCCAACCACACCTATTATGGAGACGGCTCGCCCATCGAGCCCGAGGTCATGAACATCCTGCGCCGAGCCTACGACGACGAGCGGATCGAGTTCCCCTGGGAGCGAGGCGACGCGCTCTTGCTCGACAACATGCTCACCGCGCACGGCCGCGCGCCCTTTGCCGGACCGCGCAAGGTGCTCGCCGCCATGTCCTCACCGCTGCCTTGGAGCGCAGTCCCGGAGGTGCCCGCGTCATGA
- a CDS encoding helix-turn-helix domain-containing protein has protein sequence MRQPGSQETPVHPHRPLRATHISTDAIPASQRLAYWEAYNATALVGLRCSSYAEAGLSAAQTNFDLGDVRLADIRGNEHVIERTPHLVRTHPKESVFASLVLESHAFFYQGTACEQVSPGDLMVYDTRRAYLFGFTTPMRQLLLDMPRAWFREHCVRDDLPRPIKIDTGTGPHRVFASALRKRLIDVAQHPADTDAMRAQREASELLRVMLLAALGATPIGASSASHMLAARSFIDDHIHDPALSAERVAHAVRVSLRHLNRLFAGEGTSVSHAILNRRLERAAADLRNPSMRAYGVAEIAYRWGFSSQAHFARVFKARFAMTPTQMRGASPPSRAE, from the coding sequence ATGCGTCAACCCGGATCGCAGGAGACGCCCGTGCACCCCCATCGCCCCTTGCGCGCGACCCACATCTCGACCGATGCGATCCCGGCCAGCCAGCGGCTGGCGTACTGGGAGGCCTACAACGCGACGGCTTTGGTCGGCCTCCGGTGTTCTTCCTACGCGGAAGCCGGTCTGAGTGCCGCGCAAACCAACTTCGACCTCGGCGACGTACGGCTCGCCGACATCCGCGGCAACGAGCACGTGATCGAACGGACCCCGCACTTGGTGCGGACCCACCCGAAGGAGTCCGTCTTCGCCTCGCTCGTGCTCGAGAGCCACGCCTTCTTTTATCAAGGCACGGCGTGCGAGCAGGTGTCGCCGGGCGATCTGATGGTCTACGACACGCGAAGAGCCTATCTCTTTGGCTTCACGACCCCCATGCGGCAGTTGCTGCTGGACATGCCCCGCGCCTGGTTCCGCGAACACTGCGTGCGCGACGACCTACCGCGGCCCATCAAGATCGATACCGGTACGGGCCCCCACCGCGTTTTTGCATCGGCGCTACGCAAACGGCTCATCGACGTGGCGCAGCATCCGGCCGACACCGACGCGATGCGTGCGCAGCGCGAAGCCTCCGAGCTCCTTCGCGTCATGCTCCTCGCCGCGCTCGGCGCCACCCCCATCGGCGCATCGAGCGCGTCGCACATGCTGGCGGCGCGCAGCTTCATCGATGACCACATCCACGATCCCGCGCTGAGCGCGGAGAGGGTGGCGCACGCGGTGCGCGTGTCCTTGCGCCACCTCAATCGACTGTTCGCGGGGGAGGGGACCTCGGTCTCGCACGCCATCCTGAATCGTCGGCTGGAACGCGCCGCCGCCGATCTGCGCAACCCCTCGATGCGAGCTTACGGCGTCGCCGAAATTGCATACCGCTGGGGGTTCTCCAGCCAGGCGCATTTCGCGCGCGTCTTCAAGGCCCGTTTCGCCATGACGCCCACCCAGATGCGCGGCGCCTCTCCCCCTTCGCGCGCCGAATGA
- a CDS encoding alpha/beta fold hydrolase, with protein MDRFDAGLEAVTFFSNGCRLLGGFYRAAGNTRLPAVVLLHGAPGIEKHLDIAYRLRDRGCHCLYFHFRGSWGSEGAFSFTGLVDDAAAAVAWARSHPAVDPARIVLVGGAMGGHAALLLAAADPRIRATVAVCPLIDPRAFLLPESMAAEFAPMLKGVTPRDLSLQWNEVRPLPAMVDSLVGRSVLLVTAERDELFPPSHYAGFIDRLPTCQHARAKDADHAFSTCRPWLVRTVTDWIGAELGIGASEP; from the coding sequence ATGGATCGATTCGACGCGGGGCTGGAGGCGGTGACGTTCTTTTCGAATGGGTGCAGGCTCCTCGGAGGGTTCTACAGGGCTGCGGGTAACACCCGCCTCCCTGCGGTGGTGCTGCTTCATGGCGCGCCTGGGATCGAGAAGCACTTGGACATCGCGTATCGCCTTCGGGATCGCGGCTGCCACTGTCTCTATTTTCACTTTCGCGGAAGTTGGGGGTCGGAGGGCGCATTTTCCTTTACGGGATTGGTCGACGACGCGGCCGCGGCCGTCGCATGGGCGCGGAGCCATCCGGCCGTCGATCCCGCTCGCATCGTCCTCGTCGGTGGCGCCATGGGTGGGCATGCGGCGCTCCTCCTCGCGGCGGCCGATCCTCGGATTCGCGCGACCGTCGCGGTTTGCCCGCTGATCGATCCGCGCGCGTTCCTCCTCCCCGAGTCGATGGCCGCCGAGTTCGCCCCCATGTTGAAGGGCGTCACGCCTCGGGATCTCTCGCTTCAATGGAACGAGGTGCGTCCCCTGCCGGCGATGGTCGATTCGCTGGTCGGGCGGTCCGTCCTTTTGGTCACCGCCGAGCGCGACGAATTGTTTCCACCGTCGCACTACGCCGGCTTCATCGACCGACTCCCCACGTGCCAACACGCACGGGCGAAAGACGCCGATCACGCGTTCAGCACCTGCCGCCCATGGCTGGTGCGAACGGTCACCGATTGGATCGGCGCCGAGCTCGGCATCGGAGCCTCCGAACCTTGA
- a CDS encoding MerR family transcriptional regulator, producing the protein MLSIGAFSRLTGLSIKALRLYDASHLLRPAEVDPKTGYRRYRLTQISDAHRILALRQMGMPLGDMESGGRDHASLLTLRRALEARMETLVAQLAAVDEALTGRAPTPAVVVKSIPAMRVIAHRRTLAKQHETDAMLGELCGAHPSTLSGTVWHDCGSRTGRVDAEVFVLSPNRASNGVVFPAAASASCLIPEDDVDSGYRAVSRWLRRGTHRQIGPYREIYYRDETDNAWVEIQLPITRSRA; encoded by the coding sequence ATGCTCTCGATTGGCGCCTTTTCCCGGCTGACGGGGCTCTCGATCAAGGCCCTTCGCCTGTATGACGCCAGTCATCTCTTGAGGCCCGCGGAGGTCGATCCCAAGACCGGCTATCGCCGTTATCGCTTGACGCAAATCTCCGACGCCCACCGCATCCTGGCGCTTCGGCAAATGGGCATGCCGCTCGGCGATATGGAGAGCGGCGGCCGCGACCACGCGAGCCTCCTGACCTTGCGACGCGCGCTCGAGGCGCGCATGGAGACGCTCGTCGCGCAATTGGCGGCGGTCGACGAGGCCCTTACCGGTCGCGCCCCGACCCCCGCCGTCGTCGTCAAATCCATCCCCGCCATGCGCGTGATCGCGCACCGCCGCACGCTCGCCAAACAGCACGAGACCGACGCGATGCTCGGTGAGCTATGCGGCGCGCATCCCTCCACCCTGTCCGGCACCGTGTGGCACGACTGCGGCTCGCGCACCGGCCGCGTCGACGCCGAGGTGTTCGTCCTCTCCCCGAACCGCGCATCGAACGGCGTCGTTTTCCCCGCCGCCGCGAGCGCGTCTTGCTTGATCCCCGAGGACGACGTCGACTCCGGCTACCGCGCCGTGTCCCGGTGGTTGCGGCGCGGCACCCACCGGCAAATCGGGCCGTACCGCGAAATCTATTACCGCGACGAGACGGACAACGCCTGGGTGGAAATCCAGCTTCCAATCACCCGATCACGCGCGTGA